The following coding sequences are from one Streptococcus sp. NPS 308 window:
- a CDS encoding peptidylprolyl isomerase translates to MKKLATLLLLSTVALAGCTSIQRGLRGDEYVDSSISAEESSKAAAQAAKDLKDALTNENANFPQLSKEVAEDEAEAILHTSQGDIRIKLFPKLAPLAVENFLTHAKEGYYNGVTFHRVIDGFMIQGGDPKGNGTGGQSIWHGKDNTKDTGTGFKNEISPYLYNIRGALAMANTGQPNTNGSQFFINQNSTDISAKLPTSKYPKKIIEAYKEGGNPSLDGKHPVFGQVIDGMDIVDKIAKAEKDEKDKPTSAITIDSIKVVKDYDFSKE, encoded by the coding sequence GCAACCCTTCTTTTACTATCAACTGTAGCCCTTGCTGGATGTACTAGTATCCAACGTGGTCTCCGTGGCGATGAGTATGTCGACTCTAGTATCTCAGCAGAAGAAAGCTCAAAAGCAGCTGCTCAGGCTGCCAAAGATTTGAAAGACGCCTTAACAAATGAAAATGCTAACTTCCCTCAACTTTCTAAGGAAGTAGCTGAAGATGAGGCTGAAGCTATCCTTCACACAAGTCAAGGTGATATTCGTATCAAACTCTTTCCAAAATTAGCTCCTCTAGCAGTTGAAAATTTCCTAACTCACGCTAAAGAAGGTTACTACAATGGCGTTACCTTCCATCGTGTAATAGATGGCTTTATGATTCAAGGTGGAGATCCAAAAGGAAATGGTACGGGAGGCCAATCTATCTGGCATGGTAAGGATAATACCAAGGATACTGGAACTGGTTTTAAAAATGAAATCTCTCCTTACCTATACAATATCCGAGGAGCACTTGCTATGGCTAATACTGGTCAACCAAATACCAACGGTAGCCAATTCTTCATCAACCAAAACTCGACAGATATTTCTGCTAAACTCCCTACCAGCAAGTATCCAAAAAAAATCATCGAAGCCTATAAAGAGGGCGGAAATCCAAGTCTAGACGGCAAACACCCTGTCTTTGGTCAAGTCATCGATGGCATGGATATTGTTGACAAGATTGCCAAGGCTGAAAAAGATGAGAAAGACAAACCAACGTCTGCTATCACCATTGATAGTATCAAAGTGGTGAAAGACTACGATTTCAGCAAAGAATAA
- a CDS encoding collagen-flanked surface repeat-containing protein, which yields MKFDKRKRFAIRKISVGVASVLVGLFFVGSMVNAPQVNASELKSEEGVEVNKGVEERSTKEVTSEEISVPEPYRAPATFVAPTTENDSTVVSTTESTTEVTVKETEKTTVAIAPSTAPLAEKKAELKVDEKEVPETEAKPEVDAILQPLKEQLNNSILEAKAVNQEAEKQEAKLDDSESKKVLSDALQASKAELVVAQQLSEKAQLTKADLELSIGRLQSAIESVYTEMKRSGHSGFVSYMLADNASTPSDGKTPYMTIENYSGFHTLIHNGTTVEVRYKMGLTRITSDEVELSQGAKDLGLTYDPVGEYVYGTLNLNGGIPSGTYDIGLVSKTNPNVKATLPLTITKPHSYALSTLSNDRFDLSASKANDYYDQATGDMGENNTRVNKYTIPTTPFGYYLTPGYSDNTPVTVADAKPDTPKYNTELGLYVADDSRVTAFPSTPVLLERIERLDTTPEVEYELAVTGDPYGKFYSDENWMVHDPNRTPYRLRFTKLPAQQGTFTIKFKTIDKLGQERIFNVELTTEERSKATTDDANGFYLTNADVKFTPNTKTAVLNKEGIVSVPRSDKEQTIGKIELNKVNAKVKPVRFPDGTEYDEATQTIKKKAGVKLAPGKYNFEVRAIDGHFGDNAPNRVFQFEVTDVISPIDHQVWKEGEKFPSIPVTLEGGSTIANIRVTTNSGDTYATVSSDNITKTLEGYGVLQTTENKTARVEVDYYNADGGISTTFTTFTFEVKPRDGIGVDLDVTNHEQTIKEGEKFKDMVITHTDGATLKVDTAALPKGTRYNKATKTIAGKGLVEGTYRIKVIAEKDGQAVQKYVTLTVLPGPLHAENYTREVTVGDEIDPIEIAIPNRAEFSGDIRGELGLNYDYNTKILSGTTNSVGTKTYTYKLKRGLEEATGTITITVKPRPITVNSGEQTVEVGTPITNFVIQPSERADIGYIRYGTFEAGIQNLPSGLTYDPDTKTISGTPTSVGEFTVNYIAYYKGLENDTAQGTFKLTVTKKPIQVTGGETEVQVLTKMTPVKVEASEGATISVDLNDYSKPSNPLTGKYPSILPEGVTYDESTHTFSGTPKKLGIYRIPVKARYENFYGNDQADGEVVIKVTESPVAIEISNKEQTVTVGDAITPAVVTHNNLSTVTMKTPYGLVEESEINAIIAEYGLTYDPATKTFTGKPTKAGTFTIRMQATNAAEVGGASAIDTFTLTVNPKAEKGLDLKVSGGRQLVQLGKAITDITLTHTPGSELTLDETSLPAGVTFDAATKTISGTPTAVGSYTAKATATLDGKSVSKDVIIDVVDIKDGKDGKDGKSPVVTVKDNEDGTHTVKVVNPDGTTTETVIKNGKDGKTPTVTVKDNQDGTHTVKVVNPNGTTTETVIKNGKDGKTPTVTVKDNQDGTHTVKVVNPDGETTETIIKDGKNPSVTTKRGEDSEGNTGTWVITHDPAGTETGRTFVKDGKDGKDGKDGKSPVVTVKDNEDGTHTVKVVNPDGTTTETVIKNSKDGKTPTVTVKDNQDGTHTVKVVNPDGETTETIIKDGKNPSVTTKRGEDSEGNTGTWVITHDPAGTETGRTFVKDGKDGKDGKSPVVTVKDNEDGTHTVKVVNPDGTTTETVIKNGKDGKTPTVTVKDNQDGTHTVKVVNPGGETTETIIKDGKNPSVTTERGEDSEGNTGTWVITHNPAGTETGRTFVKDGKDGKDGKSPVVTVKDNQDGTHTVKVVNPDGTTTETVIKNGKDGKTPTVTVKDNQDGTHTVKVVNPDGETTETIIKDGKNPSVTTERGEDSEGNTGTWVITHNPAGTETGRTFVKDGKDGKDGKTPTITIESGKDEEGRSGVWVIVRDSEGNITSRNFIRDGKDGKTPKVRTESGKDKEGNTGVWVITEDGDGKETSRTFVRDGKDGKTPSITTEPGKNKEGQSGYWIIIKDGEGKETNRIFIRDCGCPKKEDPKPKPQPDPKPQPQPDPKPQPQPDPKPQPQPDPKPQPQPDPKPQPQPDPKPQPQSDPKPQPQPDPKPQLQSDPKPQPQPDPKPQPQLPPQPIEDKVIPINKFRNGEPQKELPNTGTEELPFLSLAAFIGLASAGFALSQKKREED from the coding sequence ATGAAATTTGACAAACGAAAACGATTTGCTATTCGTAAAATTAGTGTAGGAGTAGCTTCGGTGCTTGTTGGGCTGTTTTTCGTCGGTTCGATGGTTAATGCACCTCAAGTAAATGCAAGTGAATTAAAAAGTGAAGAGGGGGTAGAGGTCAATAAGGGAGTTGAAGAAAGATCTACTAAGGAAGTAACCTCTGAGGAAATTAGTGTTCCAGAACCATATCGTGCCCCTGCGACTTTTGTAGCACCAACTACAGAAAATGATTCGACTGTAGTTTCAACCACTGAGTCAACTACGGAAGTAACTGTAAAAGAAACGGAAAAAACAACTGTTGCGATAGCTCCATCAACTGCACCATTAGCAGAAAAAAAGGCAGAACTTAAAGTTGATGAAAAAGAAGTTCCAGAAACTGAAGCTAAACCAGAGGTAGACGCTATTCTTCAACCTCTTAAAGAACAGTTGAACAATAGCATTCTTGAAGCAAAAGCTGTTAATCAAGAAGCTGAAAAACAAGAAGCTAAACTAGACGATAGTGAATCTAAAAAAGTTCTTTCAGATGCACTTCAAGCTTCAAAAGCAGAGTTGGTAGTAGCTCAACAACTTTCTGAAAAGGCTCAATTAACTAAAGCTGATTTAGAACTTAGCATTGGACGCCTTCAATCTGCCATCGAGTCCGTCTACACAGAAATGAAACGATCAGGTCACTCAGGTTTCGTATCATATATGCTTGCTGATAATGCGAGTACTCCGTCAGATGGTAAGACACCGTATATGACCATCGAGAACTATAGTGGTTTCCATACTCTCATACATAACGGTACAACTGTTGAAGTTAGATATAAGATGGGTCTTACTCGTATTACTTCTGATGAGGTTGAACTATCACAAGGTGCAAAAGATCTAGGCCTTACTTATGATCCAGTTGGAGAATATGTCTACGGGACTCTTAATCTTAATGGTGGAATCCCAAGCGGAACCTATGACATTGGTTTGGTTTCTAAAACCAATCCTAATGTGAAGGCAACTCTTCCTTTAACAATAACTAAACCACACTCATATGCCTTGTCTACTCTCTCTAACGACCGATTTGACTTATCTGCATCAAAAGCTAATGATTATTATGACCAAGCAACAGGCGATATGGGGGAAAATAATACTCGTGTTAATAAGTATACGATTCCAACAACACCATTTGGATATTACCTGACGCCTGGTTATAGTGATAATACACCTGTTACAGTAGCAGATGCTAAGCCTGATACACCAAAGTACAATACTGAGCTTGGGCTCTATGTTGCGGACGATTCTAGAGTAACTGCTTTCCCATCAACACCAGTTTTATTGGAGCGTATCGAACGTTTGGATACAACGCCAGAAGTAGAATATGAATTGGCAGTTACCGGAGATCCGTATGGTAAGTTTTATAGTGATGAAAATTGGATGGTTCATGACCCAAATCGCACGCCGTATCGACTACGCTTTACCAAACTCCCTGCTCAACAGGGTACATTTACGATTAAGTTTAAAACTATCGATAAACTGGGACAAGAACGTATCTTTAATGTAGAGTTAACTACAGAAGAACGTTCAAAAGCTACAACTGATGATGCCAACGGATTTTATCTTACAAATGCGGATGTCAAATTTACTCCAAATACTAAAACTGCAGTCTTAAATAAAGAGGGAATCGTATCAGTTCCTCGTTCAGATAAAGAACAAACTATTGGTAAGATTGAACTAAACAAGGTCAACGCTAAAGTTAAACCTGTTCGTTTCCCTGATGGTACTGAGTATGACGAAGCCACTCAAACCATTAAGAAAAAGGCCGGTGTTAAGCTAGCACCTGGTAAGTATAACTTTGAAGTACGTGCCATTGATGGTCACTTTGGAGATAATGCGCCAAACCGTGTCTTCCAGTTTGAGGTAACAGATGTTATCAGCCCAATTGACCACCAAGTCTGGAAAGAGGGAGAAAAGTTCCCAAGCATTCCAGTAACTCTTGAAGGTGGATCGACAATCGCGAATATTCGTGTAACGACTAATAGCGGAGACACCTACGCTACAGTAAGCTCTGATAATATCACTAAAACACTAGAAGGTTACGGGGTTCTTCAAACTACTGAAAACAAAACTGCACGTGTAGAAGTTGACTACTATAATGCCGATGGTGGTATCTCAACTACCTTTACAACCTTCACTTTTGAAGTTAAGCCACGTGATGGAATTGGAGTTGACCTTGATGTAACCAACCATGAACAAACCATCAAAGAAGGTGAAAAGTTCAAGGATATGGTCATCACTCACACTGATGGAGCAACTTTAAAAGTTGATACAGCAGCTCTTCCTAAGGGCACTCGCTATAATAAAGCAACAAAAACGATTGCTGGTAAAGGTTTAGTCGAAGGGACATACCGCATCAAAGTTATAGCAGAAAAAGATGGTCAAGCTGTACAAAAATATGTTACTTTAACAGTATTGCCTGGTCCATTGCATGCTGAAAACTATACTCGTGAAGTTACAGTCGGCGATGAAATCGATCCAATTGAAATTGCGATTCCAAATAGAGCAGAATTTTCTGGAGATATTCGTGGTGAACTTGGTCTTAACTATGATTATAATACAAAAATTCTTTCTGGAACTACAAATTCAGTTGGTACTAAAACATATACCTATAAATTAAAACGTGGTTTAGAAGAAGCTACTGGTACAATCACTATCACAGTTAAACCAAGACCAATTACGGTAAATAGTGGTGAACAAACGGTTGAAGTCGGAACTCCTATCACTAACTTTGTAATTCAACCGAGTGAACGTGCGGATATTGGATATATTCGCTATGGTACATTTGAAGCAGGAATCCAAAATCTACCTAGTGGTCTGACTTACGATCCTGATACAAAGACAATTTCTGGTACTCCAACTTCAGTGGGTGAGTTTACTGTTAACTATATAGCATACTATAAAGGCTTGGAAAATGATACTGCCCAAGGTACCTTTAAGCTTACTGTTACGAAGAAACCTATCCAAGTAACTGGTGGCGAGACTGAAGTTCAAGTATTGACTAAGATGACTCCTGTGAAGGTTGAGGCTTCAGAAGGAGCAACTATTTCAGTTGACCTTAATGACTATAGCAAACCTTCTAATCCTTTAACTGGCAAATATCCAAGTATTTTACCAGAAGGGGTCACTTATGATGAGTCAACTCATACCTTCTCGGGTACTCCTAAGAAACTTGGTATCTATCGTATCCCTGTTAAAGCTCGGTACGAAAATTTTTATGGTAATGACCAAGCTGATGGAGAGGTAGTTATTAAAGTTACCGAATCACCTGTTGCTATCGAGATTTCTAACAAAGAGCAAACTGTAACAGTTGGTGATGCTATTACTCCTGCAGTAGTAACTCACAATAATCTTTCAACTGTCACTATGAAGACACCATACGGCTTAGTAGAAGAATCTGAGATTAACGCTATTATCGCAGAATATGGTTTGACATATGATCCTGCTACTAAGACATTTACTGGCAAACCTACAAAAGCTGGTACTTTCACAATTCGTATGCAGGCTACTAACGCTGCTGAAGTGGGAGGAGCTTCAGCTATCGATACATTTACTCTTACAGTAAATCCTAAAGCTGAGAAAGGTCTTGATCTTAAAGTTTCTGGTGGTCGTCAACTTGTTCAACTAGGTAAAGCGATCACTGATATCACTTTAACTCACACTCCTGGTTCTGAGCTTACACTTGATGAAACAAGTCTTCCTGCTGGTGTGACATTCGACGCTGCTACTAAGACAATCTCTGGTACTCCAACGGCAGTAGGTAGTTACACAGCTAAAGCTACAGCAACCCTTGATGGCAAATCTGTATCTAAAGATGTCATCATCGATGTTGTGGATATCAAAGATGGTAAAGACGGAAAAGATGGAAAATCACCAGTCGTAACTGTTAAAGATAACGAAGACGGTACTCACACAGTTAAAGTTGTGAATCCAGATGGAACAACAACCGAGACAGTTATCAAGAATGGTAAAGATGGTAAGACACCAACTGTAACCGTTAAAGATAACCAAGACGGTACTCACACAGTTAAAGTTGTGAACCCAAATGGAACAACAACCGAGACAGTTATCAAGAATGGTAAAGATGGTAAGACACCAACTGTAACCGTTAAAGATAACCAAGATGGTACTCATACAGTTAAAGTTGTAAACCCAGATGGTGAAACAACAGAAACAATCATCAAAGACGGTAAGAACCCATCAGTCACAACAAAACGTGGTGAAGACTCAGAAGGTAACACAGGTACATGGGTAATCACACATGATCCTGCTGGAACTGAAACAGGTCGTACATTCGTTAAAGATGGTAAAGATGGTAAAGACGGTAAAGACGGTAAATCACCAGTCGTAACTGTTAAAGATAACGAAGACGGTACCCACACAGTTAAAGTTGTGAACCCAGATGGAACAACAACCGAGACAGTTATCAAGAATAGTAAAGATGGTAAGACACCAACTGTAACCGTTAAAGATAACCAAGATGGTACTCATACAGTTAAAGTTGTAAACCCAGATGGTGAAACAACAGAAACAATCATCAAAGACGGTAAGAACCCATCAGTCACAACAAAACGTGGTGAAGACTCAGAAGGTAACACAGGTACATGGGTAATCACACATGATCCTGCTGGAACTGAAACAGGTCGTACATTCGTTAAAGATGGTAAAGATGGTAAAGACGGTAAATCACCAGTCGTAACTGTTAAAGATAACGAAGACGGTACCCACACAGTTAAAGTTGTGAACCCAGATGGAACAACAACCGAGACAGTTATCAAGAATGGTAAAGATGGTAAGACACCAACTGTAACCGTTAAAGATAACCAAGATGGTACTCATACAGTTAAAGTTGTAAACCCAGGTGGCGAAACAACAGAAACAATCATCAAAGACGGTAAGAACCCATCAGTAACAACAGAACGTGGTGAAGACTCAGAAGGTAACACAGGTACATGGGTAATCACACATAATCCTGCTGGAACTGAAACAGGTCGTACATTCGTTAAAGATGGTAAAGATGGTAAAGACGGAAAATCACCAGTCGTAACTGTTAAAGATAACCAAGATGGTACTCACACAGTTAAAGTTGTAAACCCAGATGGAACAACAACCGAGACAGTTATCAAGAATGGTAAAGATGGTAAGACACCAACTGTAACCGTTAAAGATAACCAAGATGGTACTCACACAGTTAAAGTTGTAAACCCAGATGGAGAAACAACAGAAACAATCATCAAAGACGGTAAGAACCCATCAGTAACAACAGAACGTGGTGAAGACTCAGAAGGTAACACAGGTACATGGGTAATCACACATAATCCTGCTGGAACTGAAACAGGTCGTACATTCGTTAAAGATGGTAAAGACGGAAAAGACGGTAAGACACCAACTATTACTATCGAGTCTGGTAAAGACGAAGAAGGTCGTTCAGGTGTTTGGGTAATCGTACGTGATTCTGAAGGAAACATCACTAGCCGTAACTTTATCCGTGATGGTAAAGATGGTAAGACACCAAAAGTTCGTACTGAATCAGGTAAAGATAAAGAAGGAAATACTGGTGTTTGGGTAATCACCGAAGATGGCGATGGTAAGGAAACTAGCCGTACCTTTGTTCGTGATGGTAAAGATGGTAAAACACCAAGTATTACTACTGAACCTGGTAAGAACAAGGAAGGTCAATCAGGATACTGGATTATTATCAAGGATGGTGAAGGTAAAGAAACAAACCGTATCTTTATCCGTGATTGTGGATGTCCTAAGAAAGAGGATCCAAAACCGAAACCACAACCAGATCCGAAACCACAACCTCAACCGGATCCGAAGCCACAACCACAACCAGATCCGAAACCACAACCACAACCGGATCCAAAACCACAACCACAACCGGATCCGAAACCACAACCACAACCGGATCCGAAACCACAACCACAATCAGATCCAAAACCACAACCACAGCCAGATCCGAAACCACAACTACAATCAGATCCAAAACCACAACCACAGCCAGATCCGAAACCACAACCACAACTTCCACCTCAACCAATCGAAGACAAAGTTATCCCAATCAACAAGTTTAGAAATGGTGAGCCTCAAAAAGAATTACCAAACACTGGTACAGAGGAACTTCCATTCTTATCACTTGCTGCATTTATTGGACTAGCATCGGCTGGATTTGCATTGTCTCAAAAGAAAAGAGAGGAAGACTAA